A genome region from Clostridia bacterium includes the following:
- a CDS encoding sigma-70 family RNA polymerase sigma factor: MPLTDQELLELIAQGDQAAMEVLVYRYHAEIYRYLYRSTNREKLAEDLAQETFLRVVRYLGQGKYPAQFRPWVYRIATNLLRDTFKSAGYQRQVPASQEEVAQLSEEGPKGRAESNLIDIVLKQELRKQVVEAIQALPRELRQVIIMRFYQELKIKDIAQALGMPEGTIKSRLHRAYLQLSETLGDYVDDSQAQGNRRFKTAKE, encoded by the coding sequence ATGCCATTGACCGACCAAGAGCTATTGGAACTCATCGCTCAAGGCGACCAAGCCGCTATGGAAGTGCTAGTCTACCGTTACCATGCGGAGATCTATCGCTACCTCTATCGCAGTACCAATAGGGAAAAGTTGGCGGAAGACCTGGCTCAGGAGACCTTTTTGCGGGTGGTAAGATACCTGGGTCAGGGGAAATACCCGGCCCAGTTTCGCCCTTGGGTTTACCGCATCGCCACCAACTTGTTGCGGGACACGTTTAAGAGTGCTGGTTACCAGAGACAAGTCCCCGCCAGCCAGGAAGAAGTGGCCCAGCTAAGCGAGGAAGGGCCGAAGGGTCGAGCTGAGTCAAACCTCATTGACATCGTCCTCAAGCAAGAACTACGTAAGCAGGTGGTGGAAGCTATCCAGGCCTTGCCTAGGGAGCTCCGCCAGGTGATAATCATGCGTTTCTATCAAGAGTTAAAGATCAAAGATATAGCTCAGGCCCTGGGGATGCCCGAGGGCACTATCAAGTCCCGCCTTCACCGGGCCTATTTACAGCTATCCGAGACTCTGGGGGATTATGTGGATGATTCCCAGGCCCAAGGGAATCGCAGGTTCAAGACAGCCAAGGAGTGA